The DNA sequence CCTAACAATTGTCAACAGAAGTGAGTCGCCTACTTGGCAGCTACATGGACTTCTCTTTAGGGAAAACCTGACCCCTACCCCTGACAAGGGGCCTAGTTCAGAGTTCTAATCCACTTTATTCTTCAATCACTTCAAGTAGAATGGGATGGAGAAGATCATTGTGTAGGAGATTATTCATAAAGATACCATTACAGAACTCGAAACACACTTCTCAAGTGCTTTGAAAGGGTTAATAATGAACAATCTGTCCTCTGGCCATGGACCCCTCATAAGCTTACTGTTTCCCTGCTCCAACCACATCCTTCCAAAGAAAATAGCTTAAGGAATCGTTTACTCACTTACAGGTTCTGGGTCAAATGCTTCTTTGGTCTTGAAGAGCCAAAGAACAACAAACATTTTTCTCTAGATCAAGTAACGGCTGGCCCTCGGCTGAACCCCTGCTTCCATCTGCAGTTCCTCAGCCCCTGAACATTGTTGGATGTGTATTCCCTGTGTGTTATTTGTTCTCGATGCTATCTTATGGCTTTCCTTTAACCAAACAAGACACTCTAACCGCACAAACAGCTCCCAGGAAAATGGTCCTTGGCAAGTATTTGTGGGGAATGCTGGCTGCCTCCAAACAAAGGAAAAGTTGGTTTTTCATGTTCTccacattttaattcatttgctgGAACCTATTAACACATTCCACTGTCACTGTGGACAGGCTGCTAATAGATCTGGAGCATGAGGGTGGTAGAAGATGCTATTAAAGTCCGAGTTTTGTCTTGTTACCTTGGGAGTGAATTATATAAAGGTGCCTAATTAGCTCCTAGGCATCTGGCAGATTGGCCAACGCTGAATATGGAGAGCTGCCTCATTCCTATGCCTCTGGAATTTCAGTGAGACGTAGGGGGCCAGTTTTCAGGGACTCCACATGCTGAATAGCACGCCACTGGTGACATTGCTTTTGACAACTAAGTAAGCTCCAGCGACTGAGGCACGTGCTGCTTCCCCACAAAAGCTCTGTAGAGGGATGAGCTGATCTGGATCAGCCGGCTGAGCAGCTACACCAGCTTGACTTTGGAAAACTATCTCTGCTTATGTCATCGAATTCAAAAGTCAATACTATTTGTTATTTGTGTAAAACGTTTCCTAAAAGTTAGGATAAAGTACCAATGGACCGAGaaacacacatttacacacattTCACCCACCGGTTTTGTTCATAGATTCTCACTCCtaagcacacgcacacacattctTCCATGCATGGAAGGAAATCCTAATCAAAAATCCCAGTGGCCAGATCTAAGGTCTGGAGAGAGCGAAGTGGAAAGTAGTTTTAGTGGTCAGGAGGGTAGAGACACACTCATACATAGTTCCACTTCCTGGCTCTTTTGTGTTCACCAATTAGGGGTCATTTGCTTGCCAGGAAGAAAAACTCATTCAAACTAAGTCAAAAGGTGATCTTATTTGCTAATTGTATTATCTTCTCTTCAATAATCTGTTTATTTAATCTATATCTTGTTAGATCAGGGTCTGTTTGATCTTGGCAGGTATGCTGGGGTTTTTTCtatccctccccccaccgcccctcccTAGATCCATTATCCATCCTTCTATTCTGCTCTATGCTTCAGAAAGCCCCTCGATGGTTGCTCCCTGTTCGACTAAGCCAATAGGGCCTTCACtgaaatcatttcatttaaacCATCGGAGTTAAATTCTCTTTCCTGCCTCATGCAGTAGAACGTATAAATGTCCACCTTTGATCTGCCCAGTCAGCCTTCAACCATATGGCTTTCTAGGTCTGGATAGGGAATTCAGGCTAACAGACATTCTCTTTGCaaactttctctctctattcCCAACTTGACCATAGTCGATATTCCGGTATCTCATAATTATCAGTAATTACCATCTATTCTTTCAGTTGTTTGCAAAATAGCAGCATTCATGTTTAACAGATAATATAGACACCTATTAATCTTGTTCAGTTTATTATCACAGTCAAGGTTGCATTTTGGGTCTGGCAGTGAAGCCCCAGGGGGTTAAGCTCAGAGTACTTTTGCTCATGACTGTAGCCCTATCACAAAGCACACTTCCTGGCACTTGGGAacagttaataaaatatatgtctagttgcaataaaaagaaacaaggaggaggagaaatttgTTTATGCCTTGGGGCTCCATTTGTACTAAAAAACTTACGATAGTAATTTAAAAACACCACTGGtaagagctaatatttattaagaacctaCTGTAGACTATGACTGTATAGTGAACtatattatctcattgaatccttgTAACAACCCTACGAACTAAATCCTATTTTCATCTCCATCTAAGAAAATGAGGTTCCAAGTGGTTAGGAACTTGTTCCAGGTAACCAGGCTTATATGTGACAGAAGCACCCTACGTCTGACAGTCTACAAAATTGGCTCTCCTAACCAAATCCAAtgcctgccccctcacccccaaccctATATGGCTTTGGGGTTCCCTCTGAAGCCTGTAGTATACTTCTCCAACTGCTGCATGGTCAGTACTTCAAAATTGGAAGGTGTCCTCCATATCTTCCACTGAGTCTTCTTTTCTTCCACTTAGACATCCCTAGGTCCCCAGTGATTCCTCACATGGTGTGGCTTATAAACCTCTCGTCTTGTTCTAGGTAGATTTACCCCAGAGTTCTAATTTAAGACACTTCCACCCCCCTTTCCGTAGTAGTGAGGGCTGGCAACCCCTAGGAACTTTCGATCTAGCACTGACTACATCAAATAGCGTAGCCCTGTAGCCCTGGGGCATCCTAACTGGGAGCTGATACATCATCAGACCGATTGTCATAACAGATCTGTATGATTTACagttgtgtgcatgtgcatgtatgtataagGGATGAAGGATGTTAAAGGAAGAGAACCTACTTTCTGGAAGCTATCTTAAAGCAAGGTTTTCCTTGATGGGGGCGATTTAGGGAGTCTGCAATCCCAGCATCTGTTCTTCCCTAAAGACCAAAAACATTTTCTAGACAAGTGAAAACAAGCACATTTCCAAACCTGTGAACCTCCATGCACAATGAAGTGAGGTCTGTTTGTTCTCCTTGTCTGGAGGCCCAAACACTTTCAGTTCCCTGAAATGAAGGGCTTAACTGAAGTGAAATTAGAAGTTTTAACTCTCCTACCAGAAAGTAGCCCTCCGAGAACAATTGCTTGTTTGAGAAGTTCTTTCTACCTGAGTTATTACAATAGACCAGGAGTTCTTAGGCTGTTTTGTACCACGTTCTCCTTAGCAGTTTGGTGAAGACTCTGAATTCCTTCTAAGAATCATGTTTATAAATGGATAACCTAATTACATAGGAATTCAAAAGtaatcaaatataaaaacataattttaaatatttttaaactggaaTATAATAACAATGAGCTATGCTCTAATAGTGTTTTAAATATTGATATCTACGTCTAATAAATATCATAATTTGGAAGTAGCAAAAAGCACCAGAAATATTTCAACATCTCTGCAAAAATCTATTATGGAAATATATATCTGATTGCTATTGGTGACAAAGTCACAGGTACTGTTTGTCACCTACAgttgtaattaaaataaatgctaatgtTCAATCAGAGGTTAGTAAAGATAAAGATGTAATCTCTTCCCAGCAAAACTCACAGGCCCCCTGAGTTGAATGGACCCCAGGAGAAGAGCCTCCAATTAGGGAATCAAAACTTTAGAATCCTAATGAGAGAGACCATAGAAATGACCAAGTCATTTTACAAGTGAGCAAAACTTGCTTTTGAGGTTTGAGAAGATCTTCAGCTTGTAGTGTACTTGGTAGGTTCCAGCACTTAGTATTTCATCGTTAATTATGGCGAAACCAGTGGGAAAGGTTAAGAGTGAACATTTGGGCACAGTTTAATCTTCTTGGCACATGTTTTGAATTTCATCATTTATAAGCTGTATgtggagaaaacaggaaaaaatggtCCATCCAACAGCAAATCTCACTCCTGAACCCCTGGCTAGAGCTTACATACTGCCGAGGCCCCTCACCCTATGTATACAGATCTAGAAAAAGCTTGCTCACCCTCCCCTAAAGGGACATTCCCCAAGCATTGGAAGAGGCACACTTTTTACTTTCTGCTGACACTGAGAATGCTAAGGTGAGGAAACTTTGCTTAAACTTTAGTTGATTCTTTGGAAGAAAGTAACATACCCCTCACGGGAAGACTCTCACTGATGTCTTGACTTATCAACAACCCTTGGAGCCACGCAGCCTCCCGTCCAACAGACATCCAGCAGATGTCACTGGATACCACCTCCACAGCCCTACGCTGCCTCTTACCACATATCTTTTCCTGCCTTAGAGCCCAACTGGGTCACTCAAGCACCCAAAGGAGTAGAAAAATCCAATTGTCGCTACCCGTCTTCCCATGAAAGACAATAGGATATCTGAAGATCTGAACATCTTTTATACCATTTCAGATCTAGAAGTCACCACAGAGATGATCCATCAGGGGCACTAGTGGTAATTTGGGCAGGGACAGTTTTTTGAACCCTGTACACTAAATGCACATGCCCCATGTCTCCATGACCAGCACAAGTGGCTCCTCACATTTCCAAACATCTACTAAAGGAAGTCACACACCCTCTGATTGTGGATGAGCAccattgaatgaaaataaagcacagagaggtcaatGAGTTCCCCCAAGGCACAAGGATAGCCAATTCATTACTTCACTTACAACCCCATTTAGTTCCAAAGATGATTTGAATGTATTGAACAACCCAGTTCTTATTTGGCCAAAATTCTCCTCATCTCTGTTTTACACATGAGGGaactgcccagggtcacacagctagaaagtacAGGAGATCAGAACTCAAACAGTGAGCACAAGCTCCGCCACGTTACTCCCACGCTGCTCAGTAACGTCCCCAGACACTGGGCAGTTGTCATACCACATGCTAGGCCCTGGTGCTGCCCTGACACTCTGAGTCTGAGAAATGCCATTGTCCCACCAGGTGCTGCAAGGAGCAGCCACGTGTTTCTATGCTTTCATTGGCTTTGACATCATCGCCACCACCGGAGAGGAAGCCAAGAATCCAAACACGTCCATCCCGTATGCTATCACCGCCTCCCTGGTCATCTGCCTGACAGCATATGTATCTGTAAGTACTACATCCTTTTGGGACCATCCTGATGGTCTTGTCATGTTCAGCCTTAAAATGTAGCTCCAGGACTGGGTTACAGGAAGTGTCAGGAAGCGACCCCTTCGTCGTGCTATCGTAGTGTCTGTACGCATGTGTCCACAcaccctctacccccacccaccAATGACAAGAAGAAAATCAGGTCTCCAAACTGGAgagcagcagccccaggccctCACTTCAGCCCTGGCCTCCAAGTCTCCATCCCACTCCTCCCCACACACAGGCTCTGGGTGTCGGCTGCTGCCCAGGGGATGGTGTACAGGGAGTGGGCTGCTGTCCAAGGAGCTCAGATCATAGGCTGGCAGTAACGGGTGGGTGTGCAAGCAGAGGCATTGTGGACCTCTGTGCACCCTCCTCAATGCTCTTCTGTCTTCTGGGAGCTTCCCGGCAGCGAGAGGCAAGGCTCTcccagagtggggagagagagtaCATCATCCTCTAGAGACACTCTTCCCCTTAAATCTCAGGGGAAATGCAATTTCTCTCTACTGCTGCTCCCTCTTTTTATACCGCTCCAAGCTTCTCTTTAAGGTTTTCCTGCCAAGGAAGCCTTCAGCCTTGTCTTCTCAGGATCACCTCCCTGAGATGCTCTTCACACTTAGGATGTGTCATTTCCCAGCTCCCACCCCAGAATTTCTATCACGGAAATAGTTCACCACAGCCAATACCCCCCCTCTGCCCTTGGCAATGGAGAGAACCAGCTGACAAGCCAATAGGTATGTGATTACACAAATGCCCCAATCCCTGACGGTCCCACTCACTTCAGTTACCACAAATAGGAAAGAGCCAGCAGCTGGAGATGTGCCCCATCAGCTCTGCTACCCCTGCTGCATAGCATAGGAAAAGCACCTCCTTcccaaaaactaaaacaaaacagaaacgtCTTTAGCAACTAGGAAAGCCAGAGCAGTGGCTGGCTTGATCAGTGAGGCAAGCTGCAAAGTAAGATTGTCCtggacagcaaaggaaaacacAAGAGCAGCCTTGGATGTCGTTTACAGGAATTCAGCTGCCTCTCACCATTGTTTCATGAGTGGGTCAATTATCACCTCCCCCTACGCACACATAGGCAAGTGGCTTCATCTTATCCATACCCTGGTTATCCCTGCAGAGAGTGTtcagggagtggggagtgggggtggtgtgaggggagcagcagagaccATCTGCTCTGCATTTCCCCTCTTATTGCTCCCTCACATACTCCCCCCTCTCCCAGGGGCCAACCCCTGCGGCACAGAAAATAAGGTTAATAAACACAATTCCTTTCTTAGAATAGTGCTTTGTAGACTACCGAGTACTTCTATGTATCTATCCACGTTTTGCCCATCCCGATCTAATGTGAGCAGCAGGCTCAAAGCAAATTGCTGTAGGAATCAATCCCACTCTCCTCCAGCCCACTCCCAAAGGGGATGTTGTAAGTGATGAGGTTGCCGGGAAACATTCTCTTCGAGAACACCTGGCCCTTGCCCATGCCTCAGGGGCTGTTTGGTGTTGTACTGGTTAGCAGGCTGCCATTCCATCGCCAGGAGAAGAGCCAAACTGCTGACATATGGTGGTCCCTCTGGCTGTCCTCGCTAGCAGCCCATGGCTTCGCCGGAGAATTTTAGCTCCTGAGGAATATGGAAAGAAGTGGTCTGGAAATGCACCACCTTCTCCTTCTCAGGCTCTGAACTCCCTTCCGGATGCCAGCATTGGCCTCTGCTGGCCAGGGGAAGCCTGGCCTTTGACCAGTAGCTTCATTGCCCAGAGACAAGAGGAAGGGATGTTATGGCAGATTTATGACACATGAAGGAAGGTAGTCCTGGAAGGCAAGTGATTCCTGGCTAAGCAGAGCCACTCTTACAACCCCAGAGCAGAACTGGGTTCCATCCTAATGCCATAATTTGTTTGTTGGTCTGCCTGGCTCCTGACACTGAGCTAcagagaggaaatggaaatagGAGTCTTATCTGGGTCCCATCTGTTAACTGGCTATGGACCTCTGACCACTTATCTTCTATCTCTGGGCTTCAAGGTGAAAGGGAGCATACAGTTAAGACTATATAGGATCCTGAAAGTATAAAAGAAATGAGAGTCTCGCCCATGTGAGTAGGGTGCTCATGGTCACTGCTAGGCCCTGGCGCCAGTGCCTGTGGCTGTAGTTTCCTCCACCTGGTACTATCTGCCCTTCATTGAACTGTCCATGTAGTTCTGTTGTTGTGAAGCTTAAATACCCACATACTTATTCCTCAGATGTGAAAGGGCCAGAGGAGGAGGCGTTGGGGGTCATCTACTCAAGTCCACTACATTCTAACGTGAGGAGAAAATACTGAGACCAAGAGCTCTGGAGGCCAAAGGACTGGTCTAAATAAGGGCACATGCCGTCAAGTGGAAAATCCAGAGTCTTGGTCTCTTTGTCTCCTATGGGACATCTGTCCATGCTGATAGTCCTCTCTACCTCCAACcatgttttctcttgttttaacaGGTGAGCATGATCTTAACCTTGATGGTGCCATACAATGCCATCGACACGGAATCTCCCCTCATGGAGATGTTTGTGGCTCATGGGTTCTATGCTGCAAAATTTGTAGTGGCCATTGGGTCAGTTGCAGGACTGACGGTCAGCTTGCTGGGCTCCCTCTTCCCAATGCCAAGGGTCATTTATGCCATGGCTGGTGATGGGCTCCTCTTCAGGTAAGGGCTACGCTCCATGAAATTTATTCTATTCCGGCATGCCTGTCCAGGGAGAATGTCACCCACTGTCAGCCTGACTATAATCTTGATGTGAGTATATGTCACAGAGACTATGGAATTTGTCATATATCCTGACAAAGAGTTTGAGTAAAGAGAATATAAGCCCTGAAAGAGTCCCTCAGTTTGAGTCTGGGTCCCTCAATCTAGCACAAACTGAAATGTTCCCCTAacggcccctcccctcctgtttGGCATTGTGTGTTCCCTTGTGAAGATTGTGGGTGTCCAACTGTCACACCGGCTGGCTTCCAGAAGGAAGGACCCATCCCAGGAACATCTTAGGCCTGCCCCTCACATTGAGGACTGGTACCGCCCATCTCTCCACTGCCCCTCTGAAGCTGAAAACATTCAAAGCTACTGTCGCAGGGAGGATAAGACCATCTGAACAGAGCCTAAAAACGTAGCAAAAGTGGCtgccatttattgaacatttgtgATCCTGGGCGCTTTGTATATGTTCTGCCGAAGTGAGCACTGTCCTGGGTGCTTTGTATATAGCATCCTAGTTAGTTGTCACAATGACTCTGTTTTGCAGATGAACAGAGTAGATGAGAATACtcagagaggtaaaaaaaattaaaaaaaaaaaaaaaacttgccccAATCCCCCAGCTGCTGAGTAGGGGGCAGTATTTAAACTCATGACTGACTCTAAAGACCAGATTTTTACCCACACCAATATACGGGCTTCTAGCCCCTACATTGGCCATGAAGTGGTCAATCTGCCCATGAACACAAAGGGAATGCGGCCCACCTCTTGGTTCCCAGTGCTTACCGTATGAGGGCCCTGCAGCAAAGGCATCTTCAGGTGCGCAAAACTAGTCCTAAAGCATAGAGGCCAAGAAGCTCTCAGGGGTATGGGGGGATCCTGTCAGGGACTGTCTGCCATCGGCTGTCATCTTCTGCTTCATTTCCCCTGCATACCCTCGAAGTCATCACCAGGTCAGAGCTACCATATTTGGGGAGCTGGACAGATCAAGAAGAGCTGATTATCATGGAGATGTAACAACTTCACACATCCAACAGGTTTTTCCACTGTCAAAACTAAGAAGAAAGATGCTGGGGTCCCAAGCATgtgtaaaacatgaaaataaggaaaggagacctgggtggctcagttggttaagtggctgactctcaattccagctcagatcatgatctcagggttgtgggatcaagcctcacattaggcCCCACACTaagaatggagtctgcttaagattctctctctccctgtgcccctcctcccacccccacacatgctccctctttctctctctttaaaaaaaaaaaggaaaagaaaagaaaagaagagagaaatggaagagaggATAGGAGGAGAGTGAGGAGGAAAGCAGGAACTGACTTAAGGCCCACAGGAACTGCTAAGAAGCATCTGCCATTCATTCACCTCTGTTGGTCTTCTCCAGTGGGTAATTGGATTCAGGCTGGATTTAGCCTGAATCTATGAGCATGTGTTCTGAATTATTGTGCTATTTTGCCAACCAAAACCCCTGCACTTTCGTTGTAGAGCAGTGTTCCTCAAGCTTGGCATAAATCAAAATCCACAGGAGGTTTTCTAAAGCATAATTAGCTAGGCCCCATGCCCAGAGATTCTGATATAATAGGTCTCTGGTGAAACctgaaaatacatatttctaataaGCTCCTAGGTGATACTGATGCTGCTGATCCATAGATTGACCACACTTTGGGTAACACGGGTCTAGGGAACCCCAAGCAGGTATATGAATTCTCCACCTATCACTTCTTCCTCGCAAAGCTTGCACTTCAACTCAGGTTTCTGACATCCTTCCTAGATTCAATCAACCCTTCACATCACATAATGAAGTAGGAACTTTAATAAAGAAGTTTGCCTCAAAACTAAGGCATTaaagtaaattcttttaaaattatattccagGAACCAAATCCTGCAGTAGGAATAGCCACAGTAGTGAAAGCAGGGAACCCAGAAGTAAATTGGAGGAGCAGGACCAGGAGGAGTTCAGCCAGGGGAGAGTCTGTCACCATCTGTAGCTCCCTGCTAACCCTCTGCTTGCCCCTCCTTCCAGGTTCCTGGCCCACGTGAGCTCCTACACGGAGACGCCGGTGGTGGCCTGCATTGTGTCAGGGTTCCTGGCAGCTCTGCTCTCTCTACTAGTCAGCCTGAGAGACCTGATAGAGATGATGTCCATCGGCACACTTCTTGCCTACACCTTGGTTTCTGTCTGTGTCTTGCTCCTTCGATACCAACCGGAGAGTGACATTGATGGTTTTGTCAAGTTCTTGTCCCAGGAGCACACAAAGAAGAAGGAGGGTGTCCTGGCTGACTGTGAGAAGGAAGTTTGTTCTCCTGTGAGTGAAGGGGAAGAGTTTTCTGGCCCAGCCACCAACACATGTGGAGCCAAAAACCTGCCATCTCTGGGGGACAACGAGATGCTCATAGGCAAATCTGACAAGTCAGCCTACAACGTGAACCATCCCAACTACGGCACCGTGGACATGACCACAGGCATAGAAGCTGATGAATCTGAGAACATTTATCTCATCAAGTTAAAGAAGCTGATTGGGCCCCGTTACTATACCATGAGGATCCGGCTGGGCCTTCCAGGCAAAATGGACCGGCCCACGGCAGCTACGGGGCACACGGTGACCATCTGCGTGCTCCTGCTCTTCATCCTCATGTTCATCTTCTGCTCCTTCATCATCTTTGGTTCCGACTACATCTCAGAGCAGAGCTGGTGGGCCATCCTCCTGGTTGTTCTGATGGTGCTGCTGATCAGCGCCCTGGTGTTTGTGATCCTGCAGCAGCCAGAGAACCCCAAAAAGCTGCCCTATAtggccccctgcctccccttcgtgcctgcctttgccaTGCTGGTGAACATCTATCTCATGCTAAAGCTCTCCACCATCACATGGATCCGGTTTGCAGTCTGGTGCTTTGTGGGTAAG is a window from the Vulpes lagopus strain Blue_001 chromosome 17, ASM1834538v1, whole genome shotgun sequence genome containing:
- the SLC7A14 gene encoding probable cationic amino acid transporter, yielding MSGFLASLDPRRVQWGAAWHAMHSRILRTKPVESMLEGTGTTTAHGTKLAQVLTTMDLISLGVGSCVGTGMYVVSGLVAKEMAGPGVIVSFIIAAVASILSGVCYAEFGVRVPKTTGSAYTYSYVTVGEFVAFFIGWNLILEYLIGTAAGASALSSMFDSLANHTISRWMVDSVGTLNGLGKGEESYPDLLALVIAVIVTIIVALGVKNSVGFNNVLNVLNLAVWVFIMITGLFFINGKYWAEGQFLPHGWSGVLQGAATCFYAFIGFDIIATTGEEAKNPNTSIPYAITASLVICLTAYVSVSMILTLMVPYNAIDTESPLMEMFVAHGFYAAKFVVAIGSVAGLTVSLLGSLFPMPRVIYAMAGDGLLFRFLAHVSSYTETPVVACIVSGFLAALLSLLVSLRDLIEMMSIGTLLAYTLVSVCVLLLRYQPESDIDGFVKFLSQEHTKKKEGVLADCEKEVCSPVSEGEEFSGPATNTCGAKNLPSLGDNEMLIGKSDKSAYNVNHPNYGTVDMTTGIEADESENIYLIKLKKLIGPRYYTMRIRLGLPGKMDRPTAATGHTVTICVLLLFILMFIFCSFIIFGSDYISEQSWWAILLVVLMVLLISALVFVILQQPENPKKLPYMAPCLPFVPAFAMLVNIYLMLKLSTITWIRFAVWCFVGMLIYFGYGIWNSTLEISAREEALHQSTYQRYDVDDPFSVEEGFSYATEGESQENWGGPAEDKGFYYQQMSDAKANTRTSSKAKSKSKHKQNSEALIANDELDYSPE